The genomic region AATCAGGAAGAAACATAATTATTTATTACATAATGTTCCCATTGTGTACTTGACAGATGAGAACTACAAGCCTGAAGTAAAGTCCATAGATTGAAGTTGTACAGCACCCCCATAACCAAACTGGTGGAGACATGGGGAACCGTGCCAGGAGATCGTTCATCACACACAGAGTAGGCTGTCCTTTATAAGATTGAGTTCCTGCCAAACTACATCGCAGACGCATGAATAGGAAGGTATTTAACAAAATCAGGgctgtattcactaggaaccaaacagaacaAACCGGAAGCAAACTAAACAGGGGGacggacctacctgaatttgtccaatagaaactagggctgggaattgccaggggcctcaccataccatattaggGTCAGCTTCCCCTCCCACAATCGTAACCTTagtaaccattagtggggaaaaaaagctCAACTGAACCCAGATCAgagtctaggggcaacttcaccctacactcCCAGCcatcctcagtctctctcactgcagcACAGTCCTCTTCACCACACGGCCATCTTTGTCGATGGCAAAGTTATAGTTCTTAGGGTCGTCCAGGGCTTCCTCAATACGCTGGTCCAGGTTCTCCAGGGTGATGAAGTTCTTGGCTTCCTCCTGGAACACAGTGGAAGCAGAGCCATGTGTGTAGCgttgcattatgatgcatttacactACAGCATTCTAGTTTCAGAGGAAAACAACTTCCACCAACATGGCGCCGCATTTGTTTACGACAAGGTCAATAACGTAACTTTGGCTTTGAAACCTCGACATACCTGGAAGCGCATTATCTCCCCTTCCTTCTCTTTGACAAAGTGTTCCATGGCCTGCTCTCGCAGAATGGCTGCCTCGGCCTTCTTGACCTCAGCTGCTTCCACCTCTTTCTGAACCCTCAGTTCcctaaaggcagagagagagagacagagagacagagacagagagagagacagagagacagagacagagagagagacagagacagagacagagagagagagagagagagagaggagagacagacagacagacagacagacagacagagacagagacagagacagagagagagagagagagagacagagagaaagagagagagagacagagacagagagagagagagagagagagagaagagacagagagagagagagagacagggggcagagagagagtagagagagagagacagagagagagagagagagagagagagaagagagagagagagagagacagagagagagagagagagagagagagagagagagagagagagagagagcagagagacagagagagagagagacagagagacagagaagagagagagagagagagagaagagagagagagagagaagagagagagagagagagagagagagagagagagacagagagacagagagagagagagagagagagagagagagagagagagacagagagagagagagagagagagagagagagagagagagagagagagagagagagagagaaagagagagacagagagagagagagagagagagagagagagagagagagagagagagagagagagaaaaagagagagagagacaagaggggagagagagagagagagagagagagagagagagagagagagagagagagagagagagagagagagagagattttccaTTAGGCTATATGGATCATTTGATGGAGGTAGACGTGAAAGGGGCAGTGAAAACttctctagtcaaaagtagtgcactatgtagggaatagggtgtcatttgggacgaagCAGCACCGATGTCATGTTCCTTCCTGACCTGATCTTGAGCATGCGGAGGTTCTCCTCCTGGTTCCAGGTCATGAGGGAGCGGTGCTCCTCTGCCTCCTGCTTCGCCCTCTCCTCCGCCAGAGAGCCCACCTCCTCTTCATACCTCTTCCTCAGCATCTCCTCCTTGAACTCCAGCCTGACAACCACATCACACCAATATCACATCACACCAATCACAACACAACTCACACCAATCACAACCTACCTCACACCAATCACAACACACCTCACACCAATCACAACACACCTCACACCAATCACAACACACCTCACACCTcacctcacacctcacaccaatcCCAACACACCAATCCCAACACACCAATCACAACACATCTCACACCAATCACAACACACCTCATACCAATCACAACACACCTCACACCAATCATGGACCACGACACTATAGCCGTCTGTCTGTTCTGCATACTGAACCCCTTCTTCTCTGTATGTCTGTTCTGCATACTGAAACccttcttctctgtctgtctgtgttctgcaTACTGAAACCCTTcttctctgtatgtctgtgttctgCATACTGAAACCCTTcttctctgtatgtctgtgttctgCATACTGAAACccttcttctctgtctgtctgtgttctgcaTACTGAAACCCTTcttctctgtatgtctgtgttctgCATACTGAACCccttcttctctgtctgtctctgttctgcATACTGAAACCCTTcttctctgtatgtctgtgttctgCATACTGAAACCCTTCTTCTCTGTATGTCTGTTCTGCATACTGAAacccttctctgtctgtctgtgttctgcaTACTGAACCCCTTCTTCTCTGTATGTCTGTTCTGCATACTGAAACccttcttctctgtctgtctgttctgcatACTGAAACccttcttctctgtctgtctgttctgcatACTGAACCCCTTCTTCTCTGTATGTCTGTTCTGCATACTGAACCCCTTCTTCTCTGTATGTCTGTTCTGCATACTGAACCCCTTCTTCTCTGTATGTCTGTTCTGCACTGAACCCCTTCTTCTCTGTATGCTGTGCATACTGAAACCCTTTCTCTGTATGTCTGTTCTGCATACTGAACCCCTTCTGATGTCTGTTCTGCATACTGAAACCCTTcttctctgtatgtctgtgttctgCATACTGAAACCCTTCTTCTCTGTATGTCTGTTCTGCATACTGAACCCCTTCTTCTCTGTATGTCTGTTCTGCATACTGAAACCCTTCTTCTCTGTATGTCTGTTCTGCATACTGAAACCCTTCTTCTCTGTATGTAGGGTTTTGAGCCATGACATTCGCTCCACGTAAACTACAATTTCAACGCTGTGTTTTAATGTTTAGAAACGTCAATAATCATCGCTTTTGAAACAGTTTTAGAAACATATGCTGATATGGCCCTTGTCTTTCATGTCAGAGAGAAAGAATcgttcaaatataaaatatacacttATTGTAGCAGTTTAACGCAGATCCACAAGCTATGTGCCTCCAGTtgaactacacttcctccccagttagCTCACAGGTGTTCAGAGCACACTAAATAGATTcacaagatacactatatatacagcagtatgtggacaccccttcatattagtggattctaatagagatacactatatatacagcagtatgaggacaccccttcatattagtggattctaatagagatacactatatatacagcagtatgtggacaccccttcatattagtggattctaatagagatacactatatatacagcagtatgaggacacccttcatattagtggattctaatagatacactatatatacagcagtatgtggacaccccttcatattagtgattctaatagatacactatatatacagcagtatgtggacacccctttcaTATTAGTGGGATTCTAACAGATACactatatacagcagtatgtggacaccccttcatattagtggattctaatagatacactatatatacagcagtatgtggacaccccttcatattagtggattctatagagagatacactatatatacagcagtatgtggacaccccctcatattagtggattctaatagagatacactatatatacacagcagtatgtggacaccccttcatattagtggattctaatagatacactatatatatacagcagtatgtggacacccttcatattagtggattctaatagagatacactatatatacagcagtatgtggacaccccttcatattagtggattctaatagagatacactatatatacagcagtatgtggacacccccttcatattagtggattctaatagatacactatatacagcagtatgtggacaccccttcatattagtggattctaatagatacactatatatacagcagtatgtggacaccccttcatattagtggattctaatagatacactatatatacagcagtatgtggacaccccttcatattagtggattctaatagagatagactatatatacagcagtatgtggacaccccttcatattagtggattctaatagagatacactatatatacagcagtatgtggacaccccttcatattagtggattctaatagagatacactatatatacagcagtatgtggacaccccttcatattagtggattctaatagatacactatatatacagcagtatgtggacaccccttcatattagtggattctaatagagatacactatatatacagcagtatgtggacaccccttcatattagtggattctagtagagatacactatatatacagcagtatgtggacaccccttcatattagtggattctaatagagatgcactatatatacagcagtatgtggacaccccttcatattagtggattctaatagagatagactatatatacagcagtatgtggacaccccttcatattagtggattctaatagagttacactatatatacagcagtatgtggacaccccttcatattagtggattctaatagagatacactatatatacagcagtatgtggacaccccttcatattagtggattctaatagatacactatatatacagcagtatgtggacaccccttcatattagtggattctaatagagatacacagtatatacagcagtatgtggacaccccttcatattagtggattctagtagagataacactatatatacagcagtatgtggacacccccttcatattagtggattctaatagagatgcactatatatacagcagtatgtggacaccccttcatat from Coregonus clupeaformis isolate EN_2021a unplaced genomic scaffold, ASM2061545v1 scaf3094, whole genome shotgun sequence harbors:
- the mrps26 gene encoding 28S ribosomal protein S26, mitochondrial (The sequence of the model RefSeq protein was modified relative to this genomic sequence to represent the inferred CDS: added 218 bases not found in genome assembly): MFQVITRSTPVIRLLAPRGAVLVEAVRGRKTRTDPKAKSKEGRIKTPPPVDPVEMVVLRERFTEYDLIMRALRLEFKEEMLRKRYEEEVGSLAEERAKQEAEEHRSLMTWNQEENLRMLKIRELRVQKEVEAAEVKKAEAAILREQAMEHFVKEKEGEIMRFQEEAKNFITLENLDQRIEEALDDPKNYNFAIDKDGRVVKRTVLQ